A segment of the Bradyrhizobium sp. CCBAU 53340 genome:
ACAGGCTGGCCAGGATGTCATCGCGCGTCATCGGCGTTCTCCCTGTCGTTGGCGGCGCGGAGGAACGCGGCGGTCGGAAGTGCGGGAATCTCGGTCGGATCGCCGATGCCGAGCGCCTGCCAGATCTCGACCGCATCTTCGGCCTCGCCAAAGCGCTGCAATCGCCGCTCCAGCCGCGCCTGCTCGGCTTCGAGCACCGCCACATCAAATCGCCTGGTGGTCCCAAGTGCCTCGATCGCAGCTTGCCGAAACGCCAGCGCCTCGTCGTCGACGAACATGTCGGCGCCGCCGATCAAATAGCGGTGCTTGCCGCCCATGGTGCGCCAGACCAGGGCGCGATCGCGCGAGTCGAATTCCTCGATGCCCTTGTTGGTCTCGATCACTTCGGGGCCGCTGACGCTGAGCCGGCCCTGTTCGGAGACAACAAGGCGCGAGCAGGTGCCAGCGATCAGGCTGCCCCCGCCATAGCAGCCGGCACGCCCGCCGATCAGGCCGACGACGTTGACGCCGGCGCAGCGCGCCTCGATCACGGCGCGCATGATTTCCGCGATCGCGAGCTCGCCGGCATTGGCTTCCTGCAGCCGCACGCCGCCGGTATCGAACAGGATCACCACGTCTTGCTTGAGCGCGCGGGCGGCGCGCAACAGGCCGGTGAGCTTGGCGCCGTGGACTTCGCCGAAAGCGCCGCCCATGAAGCGTCCTTCCTGCGCAGCGACGAGCAGCGGCGCGCCGTCCAGGCGGCCACGTCCGACCACGATGCCGTCGTCGAACTGCTCGGGCAGATCGAAGATCGACAGATGCGGGCTGATCTCGCGCAGCTCGGGGCCGATGAATTCAGAGAAGCTGCCGGCATCGAGCAGCGCGTCGATGCGCTGCCGGGCGCTCGCCTCGTACCAGCTCAGCGAGACGGCATTGGCTGTGACGGCTGTCATTGCTCCGGCTCCTCGATCTTGCGGACGCCCTGGGCAAGCCGCAGCGCCACCGTGTCGGGCCGGGCGCCACCGTCATTGACGGAGATGCGCAAGCCCCCGGCAGAGCGGCGGGCGACGAAGTCGCGGACCACGGCGTCCCACACCGTACCGAAGCCATGGGCCGCCGTTGCGATGTCGATGGTGCAGATGTCAGGCGGAAGGCCGCGTTCCAGCAGCACTTCGAGATTGCCGGAGGCGACCACGCCGACGATGGCCTGCGCGCGGGTGCCGCCGGCGGATCTGGTTGCAGTCAGTCTGAAGCTGAGCTTTTCCATGCAAAACGCCTCACCAGTTGCGGAAACGGCTCGGCGGGCGGTAGAGGCCGCCGGAGGCCAGCATGAGGTCCTTGATCGAGCGGGCCGCCAGCAGATTGCGGTCGGCGTCGAGCGGATCGATGCCGAGATCCTCGGGGCGCTGGATCACGCCGCGTTGCCGGAGCTGCTCGACCAGTTTCGTATCGCGGGCACGACCGATGTCGGTGTAGCCGGCCACGCCGCGGATGGCCTGCTCGCGCTCGTCCTTGCTGCGGCACATCAGGAGGTTGGCGATGCCTTCCTCGGTGACGATGTGGGTGACGTCGTCGGAGTAGACCATCACCGGCGCCAGATCGAGGTCGAGCTTGTGCGCCAGATCGAGCGCATCGAGCCGCTCGACGAACAAAGGCGTGTTGCGCTCGCCGAAGGTCTCGCCGATCTGCACCACCAGCTTGCGGCCGCGGCGCAGTGCCGCCTTGGAGTCGGGATCGGCTTCGGCGCCGGCCTTGAGCCAGGGTTCGCTCGGGTGACGGCGGCCGCGCGGATCGGAGCCCATGTTGGGCGCGCCGCCGAATCCGGCGATCCTGCTGGTCGTCACCGTCGAGCTGTGGCCTTCGAGATCGATCTGCAGCGTCGATCCGATGAACATGTCGCAGGCATAGAGCCCCGCGGTCTGGCAGAAGGCGCGGTTGGAGCGCAGCGAGCCGTCGGGCCCGGTGAAGAAGATGTCGGAGCGCGCCGCGACGTAATCCTCCATGCCGACTTCTGAGCCGAAGCAATGGATCTGCTCGACCCAGCCGGATTCGATTGCCGGAATCATCGTCGGATGCGGGTTGAGCGCAAAGTGCGTGCAGACCTTGCCCTTGAGCCCGAGCTTCTCGCCATAGGTCGGCAACAACAGCTCGATCGCGGCGGTGTTGAAGCCGATGCCGTGGTTGAGCCGGCGCACGCCATAGGGCGCGTAGATGCCCTTGATGGCCAGCATCGCCGTCAGGATCTGGGTCTCGGTGATGGCGGCGGGATCGCGGGTGAAGAGCGGCTCGACATAAAAGGGCCGGCCGGCCTCGACCACGAAATGCACGAGGTCGCCGGGAATGTCGACGCGCGGCACCCTGTCGACGATCTCGGTGACCTGCGCCACGACGAGACCGTTCTTGTAGCTGGTCGCCTCGACGACGGTCGGCGTGTCCTCGGTGTTCGGTCCCGTATAGAGATTGCCGTCCCTGTCGGCGCTGACCGCCGCGATCAGCGCGACGTTCGGCGTGAGATCGATGAAGTAGCGCGCGAACAGCTCGAGATAGGTATGGACGGCCCCGAGCTCGATCTTGCCGCCGAACAGCATGCGCGCGATGCGCGCCGATTGCGGGCCCGAATAGGAGAAGTCGAGCCGCCGCGCGATGCCCTTCTCGAAGATGTCGAGATGCGCGGGCAGCACCACGCCTGATTGCACCATGTGCAGGTCATGGGCATCCCGGGGGTCGAGGCTGGCGAGCGCCGAGGCGAGGATATCGGCCTGCTTCTGATTGTCGCCTTCGAGGCACACCCGCTCGCCTGACCGGATCACCGCCTTCAGAAACGGGCCGAGGTTCGGGATCGGGACGACCTTTCCCTTGGCGTGCTGTCGGCCGGCCGCCAGGCGCTCACCGAGGGCGGCCTTTTGCATACCCCAACCGCTCATTTTGGCTCCTTGGCATGCGGGAACTGGCTTTGATGGCGTTTAATGTATGCGTATTGCCTCGTTATGTCAATTAGTGTATACGTAACGCCATAAGCGATGGATATTCGCATACACAGGAGGGAATTTATGATGCGAATGCATACAGAGCGCCCACATCCGGGGGATCGCGCCCCGCTCGCGCAGGGGAGGCGCCTGTGACCATTTCCGGCGTCGCGCTGCTTGCGATCTGCACGCTGCTTGGAGGTCTGCTTGGAGACCTGCTCGGCGTCATCCTCGGTGTGAAGGCCAATGTCGGCGGGGTCGGCATTGCCATGATTTTTCTGATCGCGGCCCGGCTGTGGCTGGTGCGGCACGGCCTGCTCAGCCACGGGCTCAAGACCGGCGTCGAGTTCTGGGGCAGCTTCTACATTCCCATCGTGGTCGCGATGGCCGCGCAGCAGAACGTCGTCGCCGCGGCAAAGGGCGGCCCGATCGTCGTCATTGCCGGTGCTGGTGCGGTCGCGGTGTGTTTCGCGATGGTGGCCCTGATCGGCCGGCTCAGTGGCCGCGTCGAGACGATGGACGAGATCGAGGCCCGAGAGGCGATCGAGGCGAGCGTGCCGCACTTCAAGTCCGGGAGGATCGGATGACCATGATATCCCACGTTCTCGCAGCAAATGCGCTGATCACCGCGTTCGCCGCCGTCGGCATCCTGATGTGGATCTCCGGCGCGATCTCGAAATATCTCACCTTTGGACGCATCCACGGCTCGGCGATCGCGATCATGCTGGGTCTCGTGCTGGCCTTTTTCGGCGGCATCGCCACCGGTGGCGAGAAGGGCGTGGCCGACCTTCCGGCGCTGACCGGGATCGCCCTGATGGGCGGCGCGATGCTGCGGGACTTCGCCATCGTCGCCACCGCCTTCGAGGTCGATGTCGTCCATGCGCGCAAAGCCGGATTGATCGGTGCGGTCGCGCTCGGACTGGGAACGGTCGTCCCGTTCATCCTCGGCGTGTTTGTCGCCGCGGCGTTTGGCTACACCGATGCGATCTCGCTGACCACGATCGGTGCCGGCGCGGTCACCTATATCGTCGGACCGGTGACGGGGGCTGCGATCGGGGCATCCTCACCGGTTATTGCGCTCTCGATCGCGACCGGTGTATTCAAGGCGGTGATCGTGATGATCGGCACGCCTTTTGTGGCCAACATGATCGGCCTCAACAATCCGCGCAGCGCGATGGTGTTTGGCGGCTTGATGGGAACGGTCAGCGGCGTGTCCGGAGGGCTGGCGGCGACCGATCGGCGCCTGGTGCCTTACGGCGCATTGACCGCGACGTTTCACACGGGCCTCGGATGCCTGGTCGCACCGTCCATCCTCTACTTCACGGTGCGCGCAATCATAGGAAGCTGAATGGCGGGTCTGTTCAAAGTCGCAACCGAAGCCGAAGAAGATGGCGGGCTTCTCTCCGATCGCATCCGCAATGCGCTCACGGACGAGATTGCCTCCGGCGCGCTCGTCGCCGGTTCGGCTCTGGAAGAGCAGCAGCTTGCCGATCGCTTCGGCGCGTCCCGCACGCCGGTGCGGGAGGCGCTGCGGCAGCTCGTGGTCAGCGGGCTGGTCGAGGTCCGGGGCCGTCGTGGGGTCGTGGTGGCGCGGATGACGCCCGAGCGCATCATGGACATGTTCGAGACCAGCGCAGAGGTGGAGGCCATGTGCGTCCGCCTCGCGACCTTTCGCATGACGCCGCTTGAGCGCAGCCATCTGATCGAGCTTCACGAGAGCTCGCTGGCGATGGTCGAGGCCAACGACGTCGACGCCTATGATGCGTTCAACCGGACCTTCCACGAATGCATCTACAGCGCCACGCACAACTCGTTCATGGCCGAGCAGGCCCAGGACGTCCGTGCGCGGCTCAGCGCCTTTCGCCGCACCCAGTTGCGGCAGGGTGATCGTATCCGCAAGTCCCGCGACGAGCACGATGCCATCATGCAGGCGATCGCCGAAGGCGACGGCGATACGGCCTCGCGCCGGATGCGCGCCCATATGCTGAACGCCGCCGCGGCGCTGCGGCGCTATATCGACGATCGCGTGCGCCCCGTCGAGCCCGACGACGTCTAGCGCCGGGCGACGACGGATGCGCGTCACACCGGGAACGTCAGTGACTTCGCGAGCCTGACCAGATCGACCTGACGGCGGCTCCCTGTCTTCTCGAACACATGAAGCAGATGGGTCTTCACTGTGGCGACGGACACGCCGAGCAGATCTGAGATGGCGTCGCGCGTGTGTCCCTCGCAGATGAGCTCGAAGATGCGGATCTCGGCCGGCGTCAAATCGTAGAGCTGGTTCAGGGCAATGTGGGACATCTGCGGCGGCCCGGACGCCGACGTTACGAACAGAGCCGCGGCGGCGCGCTGGATGAGGCCAGCGCGCATCCGGCCGCGCTGCAGCGGCAGGACGTGGATGACGAGCGGATCGCCGCTGGCGCGAAGGATCGGGATGCCGATGCCCTTCTGGCCCAGTGCGGCCTCGTCCTTTGCCGCCTGTGCGATCGCCGATTGCAACGAGTTGGTCGTCTTTACGGATTGGACCGCAATTCGGCCCTGTCGGACCACGATCGGATCTTCGGCCGCAAGCATTGCCGTCGCAGCGGCGTTGCTATGGACAATCTTTGCATCCTCGTCAGCGAGCACGACGCCGACGGTCAGAGCCTCCACCGTCGCGGAGAATGTCGCGGCTTCCACCGCCTTCAAGTCGAACAGATTGCTGATGGTCACGGCGCGGCGGATGTGGGGCGTCAGCAGCCGTAATCCGCCGAGCTGAGCATCGTCGATGGGGCCGGCCGATTCATGCTGGCTGAAGATCGCGTTGCCGACCATCGCCCGGTCGCGAACGAGGCCGACGGCCACGGCGTCGAACAGGCCTTTGGGCAGAGCCCATTCGCGGTAATAGCGATTACCGGCGATGATGTCCTTCCGCACGGCCTGGGATTGAACGATCGGCTCTCCGAGCGGGTATTGCTGGATGCGCGCGGCGCCGCCCCAGAGTTCGATGATATCAGGCCCATAGCCGATGGCGTTTTGGGCCATCTCGGCCAGGTTGGATCCGGAGACCGCATTGACGAGGGCCTTCCGATTCGTGAGGCTGGCGGCCGAGAGCGCGCCGGTGGCAAAGCCGAGCCGAGCGCAAATTCCCTCCAGGACGTCGGTCCAGCGTTCGGGGGCGATGACACAATCGTAGATATCACCAATGAGATCAGAGAATTCTTCGATCGAAACCTGCTGCATTCCAACCGCTCATTTGGACGCAATTCCGAACGAACTGCGTCACTTCAAAGTCATTCCGGGCCGACGATCATCCGTCCGATCGCGGATGTGACTGCCCGACAAACAGGGCCTTAATGAGCCAAAGTCTTATCATCGTGACCCCGTGACACAATGAGCCACCGAGCGCAGGCGGTGGTCTGTGCCTGAGTAAAATGGTGGCAGATGCAAAGCTGCGTATACAGATCGATTCGTATTGCAGGCTTTCGCGATACCCCTCGCACTCCTGTGCCGCCCAAGCGGCCGGCATCAGCTCATGGCTTGATCCTGGCAAAGCTGACGACGCCGAGCCCTTTGTCGACCGAGCGGTCGAATACGGTGAAGTAGTTGTTCATCAGCGGCAGCCCGAGAATCGACGGGCCCTTTTCGGGGCCGAGGGCCAGCGAGGCGTGGCCGGCTTTCGGCGCGTTGGTCTGCCAATAGGTTTGCGGCGTGACCTCCAGGATGACGTCGCTGCCGAGCGCGCCTTCCAGCACGAAGGTCAACACCGGCCAGTCTTTCAGCTTGAGCTTGCTCATCGGCAGGTAGCCTGCGTGAATCTCATCCTCGAAGCCGAGGGATTTGAACCGGGCGAGGACCTCCTTGAACACCGGCCTGTCGAGATAGATTGCCGTGGTGCCGCTGTCGACGATGGCATTGGACGGATCGTGGCTGGCCTTGGTCGGCGGGAAGGCTTGGACAGGCGCGGTCTTTCCGACCCTGACCGACTTCAGATTGACATTGTAGTAGGTGTCGTGAACCACGCGCGCGACCTGGAAGGCGCCGTCGTAGAGATCCGTTTGCTCCTCGCCGCCGCCGAAGATGAGAAATCCATTGTTCAGCGAATCCGTCGCGGGCTTCACCGTCGCCTTGTTGACCGCGGATCGCAATGTGTAGAACGCGAACTTGTTGGCGACCAGGCCCGCGGCCTCCAGTTGCGAGAAATACGGCTCGATATAGGCGCGGTGGCCTTTCTGAATCTGGTTGTAGGTGTAGCGGGGTGGAATGGTCCGCCCCGGCATCGTGTAGGCGTCGTTGAGCCTGCTGTAGGCAAGACCGAGGATGCCGCCATGCGACTTCCCGAACATCTCCTCGGTCGCGTGATACGCGACGGCCGTATGGACCTTGGACAGGACGAGGGGATGAGCGGAGTTGACGGTGATATCGGTCAGCACGATGCCGCCGACCCAGCGGCTGCGATCTTCGTAGGAAACCTCCTGGCCGATGTTGGTGAGCTTGGCTGCGCTGTCCTTGGTCGGGTCGTAGAAATGGCCATCCACCGCCAACGTGCTGCTGCCGGTATCGAGAAGCACGTCGATCTCGATCTTCTTGCTGCCGACATAGATCTTGCCGCTGTAGTCGCCGTCGTTGAGGACGTTGGTGATGGGCATCCGCACGGTGGTTGGAGAGATTCTTCCGCCGAGCGCAGCTGCAGCGCTGTGGATCGGGTGCGTCAATTGCGGAGCGATCAGCGCCTTTGGCAGGTTGGCTTTCCTCGTGGCTTTGGCCATCACGCACCTCTCTGATCAAATATTGCGGCGTTGCCGCGCGCTGTCGGGTTGAGGCGGAATTCTCAGGGGTTGCTGGCGGTCGCTCCACAGTCGGGCAGGAAGCTGCCGAGCGTCAGATGGTTCGTATGAATTGCGAGATCAAAATCGATAGTCCAAATGCCGTCGAGACAGGGATTGCGACCCGCCGGAAAGCGGGCTGCAACGTATGACCGGTCCCAAGGCAGGGTTCAGCATAAGGCGAGAATCTGCGCGACGCAACGTCAGCGCGATTACTCTAGCGCCCGGCCTTCGCGAGATTCGCCAGGCTCGCCGCCAGCTCGTCACTTCGGAACGGCTTTGTCAGCCGCGACAGCTCCGGCGAGATGCCTTCGTTGTTGGCGTAGCCTGATACGACGAGGATCTGGAGCTCGGGAATCTGGTCGCGCAGCGTCAGCCCAAGGTCCGTGCCGCTCATGCCGGGCATCAGATGGTCCGTGACCAGCAGGTTCGGCCGCAGGCCATCCTTGACGCGCTGAAGCGCATCCTCCGCCGAACCTGTTTCGACGACCCTGTAGCCGAGCTCGCTCAGCATCTCGGCGGTGCTCATGCGCGCCAGCGGTTCGTCGTCCACCAGCAGTGCGGTGCCGGCGGGCAGCGGTCGCGGTTTTG
Coding sequences within it:
- the madM gene encoding malonate transporter subunit MadM; the protein is MTMISHVLAANALITAFAAVGILMWISGAISKYLTFGRIHGSAIAIMLGLVLAFFGGIATGGEKGVADLPALTGIALMGGAMLRDFAIVATAFEVDVVHARKAGLIGAVALGLGTVVPFILGVFVAAAFGYTDAISLTTIGAGAVTYIVGPVTGAAIGASSPVIALSIATGVFKAVIVMIGTPFVANMIGLNNPRSAMVFGGLMGTVSGVSGGLAATDRRLVPYGALTATFHTGLGCLVAPSILYFTVRAIIGS
- the mdcC gene encoding malonate decarboxylase acyl carrier protein; its protein translation is MEKLSFRLTATRSAGGTRAQAIVGVVASGNLEVLLERGLPPDICTIDIATAAHGFGTVWDAVVRDFVARRSAGGLRISVNDGGARPDTVALRLAQGVRKIEEPEQ
- a CDS encoding GntR family transcriptional regulator yields the protein MAGLFKVATEAEEDGGLLSDRIRNALTDEIASGALVAGSALEEQQLADRFGASRTPVREALRQLVVSGLVEVRGRRGVVVARMTPERIMDMFETSAEVEAMCVRLATFRMTPLERSHLIELHESSLAMVEANDVDAYDAFNRTFHECIYSATHNSFMAEQAQDVRARLSAFRRTQLRQGDRIRKSRDEHDAIMQAIAEGDGDTASRRMRAHMLNAAAALRRYIDDRVRPVEPDDV
- a CDS encoding biotin-independent malonate decarboxylase subunit beta: MTAVTANAVSLSWYEASARQRIDALLDAGSFSEFIGPELREISPHLSIFDLPEQFDDGIVVGRGRLDGAPLLVAAQEGRFMGGAFGEVHGAKLTGLLRAARALKQDVVILFDTGGVRLQEANAGELAIAEIMRAVIEARCAGVNVVGLIGGRAGCYGGGSLIAGTCSRLVVSEQGRLSVSGPEVIETNKGIEEFDSRDRALVWRTMGGKHRYLIGGADMFVDDEALAFRQAAIEALGTTRRFDVAVLEAEQARLERRLQRFGEAEDAVEIWQALGIGDPTEIPALPTAAFLRAANDRENADDAR
- the madL gene encoding malonate transporter subunit MadL, coding for MTISGVALLAICTLLGGLLGDLLGVILGVKANVGGVGIAMIFLIAARLWLVRHGLLSHGLKTGVEFWGSFYIPIVVAMAAQQNVVAAAKGGPIVVIAGAGAVAVCFAMVALIGRLSGRVETMDEIEAREAIEASVPHFKSGRIG
- a CDS encoding LuxR family transcriptional regulator, which translates into the protein MQQVSIEEFSDLIGDIYDCVIAPERWTDVLEGICARLGFATGALSAASLTNRKALVNAVSGSNLAEMAQNAIGYGPDIIELWGGAARIQQYPLGEPIVQSQAVRKDIIAGNRYYREWALPKGLFDAVAVGLVRDRAMVGNAIFSQHESAGPIDDAQLGGLRLLTPHIRRAVTISNLFDLKAVEAATFSATVEALTVGVVLADEDAKIVHSNAAATAMLAAEDPIVVRQGRIAVQSVKTTNSLQSAIAQAAKDEAALGQKGIGIPILRASGDPLVIHVLPLQRGRMRAGLIQRAAAALFVTSASGPPQMSHIALNQLYDLTPAEIRIFELICEGHTRDAISDLLGVSVATVKTHLLHVFEKTGSRRQVDLVRLAKSLTFPV
- a CDS encoding pepsin-like aspartic protease, with product MAKATRKANLPKALIAPQLTHPIHSAAAALGGRISPTTVRMPITNVLNDGDYSGKIYVGSKKIEIDVLLDTGSSTLAVDGHFYDPTKDSAAKLTNIGQEVSYEDRSRWVGGIVLTDITVNSAHPLVLSKVHTAVAYHATEEMFGKSHGGILGLAYSRLNDAYTMPGRTIPPRYTYNQIQKGHRAYIEPYFSQLEAAGLVANKFAFYTLRSAVNKATVKPATDSLNNGFLIFGGGEEQTDLYDGAFQVARVVHDTYYNVNLKSVRVGKTAPVQAFPPTKASHDPSNAIVDSGTTAIYLDRPVFKEVLARFKSLGFEDEIHAGYLPMSKLKLKDWPVLTFVLEGALGSDVILEVTPQTYWQTNAPKAGHASLALGPEKGPSILGLPLMNNYFTVFDRSVDKGLGVVSFARIKP
- the mdcA gene encoding malonate decarboxylase subunit alpha — its product is MSGWGMQKAALGERLAAGRQHAKGKVVPIPNLGPFLKAVIRSGERVCLEGDNQKQADILASALASLDPRDAHDLHMVQSGVVLPAHLDIFEKGIARRLDFSYSGPQSARIARMLFGGKIELGAVHTYLELFARYFIDLTPNVALIAAVSADRDGNLYTGPNTEDTPTVVEATSYKNGLVVAQVTEIVDRVPRVDIPGDLVHFVVEAGRPFYVEPLFTRDPAAITETQILTAMLAIKGIYAPYGVRRLNHGIGFNTAAIELLLPTYGEKLGLKGKVCTHFALNPHPTMIPAIESGWVEQIHCFGSEVGMEDYVAARSDIFFTGPDGSLRSNRAFCQTAGLYACDMFIGSTLQIDLEGHSSTVTTSRIAGFGGAPNMGSDPRGRRHPSEPWLKAGAEADPDSKAALRRGRKLVVQIGETFGERNTPLFVERLDALDLAHKLDLDLAPVMVYSDDVTHIVTEEGIANLLMCRSKDEREQAIRGVAGYTDIGRARDTKLVEQLRQRGVIQRPEDLGIDPLDADRNLLAARSIKDLMLASGGLYRPPSRFRNW